One genomic segment of Arachis duranensis cultivar V14167 chromosome 4, aradu.V14167.gnm2.J7QH, whole genome shotgun sequence includes these proteins:
- the LOC107484242 gene encoding U-box domain-containing protein 11, translated as MAGEVVGDRTLELLAIVHDIAGMCVGAVGTGSSAAAAAPTPPLPAAIAGDGTFRKDCTDLVRRISLLTHLFEEIKELNKVADSASSSSSESGGGGAAASDGDGGGGAASWSFDVVVALQSAKRLLSVARNFRSNCSSDGAAKTIIFQFQSVTWKLEKLLSNLPYDHLEISEEVREQVDLVRTQLRRATDKYGFMISQMPSYKLSEPLAQEISQVPGRTTSGLHKQHSCPENLSELDKIRTNDGGEVCSRHQGVSRLERARSIPTMSEISLTNVTDTESEENSESKSPPEVKKSEGVLIPEDFLCPISLELMRDPVIVATGQTYERSYIQRWIDCGNTTCPKTQQKLQHLTLTPNYVLRSLISQWCIQHNIEQPTGLTNGKIKKSDGSFIDVTGDIAAIEVLVRKLSSRSVEDRRAAVTEIRSLSKRSTDNRILIAEAGAIPLLVNLLKSEDVLTQDNVVTSILNLSIYENNKGLIMLAGAIPSIVQVLRTGTMEARENAAATLFSLSLADENKIIIGASGAIPALVELLQNGSPRGKKDAATALFNLCIYQGNKGRAIRAGIITALLKMLTDSSKSMVDEALTIMSVLASHQEAKVAIVKASTIPVLIDLLRTGLPRNKENVAAILLALCKRDTENLASLSRLGAVIPLTELSRSGTERAKRKATSLLEHLRMLQQV; from the exons ATGGCCGGCGAAGTTGTCGGAGACCGGACGCTGGAGCTTCTTGCCATCGTCCACGACATCGCCGGCATGTGTGTCGGAGCCGTTGGGACCGGGTCCTCTGCCGCCGCAGCAGCACCCACACCACCACTTCCCGCCGCCATTGCTGGCGACGGCACCTTCAGGAAGGACTGCACCGATCTGGTGCGACGGATCTCTCTCCTCACGCACCTGTTCGAGGAGATTAAGGAGCTCAACAAGGTTGCCGACTCTGCTTCGAGTTCTTCTTCTgaaagtggtggtggtggtgctgcTGCTTCTGATGgcgatggtggtggtggtgctgcTTCTTGGTCGTTTGATGTGGTGGTGGCGCTTCAATCGGCGAAGCGTTTGCTTTCGGTGGCGAGGAACTTCCGTTCCAATTGCTCTTCT GATGGAGCTGCCAAGACCATTATCTTCCAATTTCAGAGTGTGACATGGAAATTGGAAAAACTACTAAGCAACTTACCATATGATCATTTAGAAATTTCAGAAGAAGTCAGAGAACAG GTGGACTTAGTCAGAACACAATTAAGACGGGCCACGGATAAATACGGGTTTATGATTTCACAAATGCCATCATATAAATTATCTGAGCCACTTGCTCAAGAAATCAGTCAGGTTCCTGGTAGAACCACGAGTGGATTGCATAAACAACACAGCTGTCCTGAAAACTTATCAGAATTAGACAAAATCCGTACAAACGATGGAGGGGAAGTTTGCAGCAGACATCAGGGAGTTTCTCGCTTAGAAAGAGCCAGGAGCATCCCTACCATGTCTGAGATCTCCTTAACAAATGTTACTGATACCGAAAGTGAAGAAAACTCCGAGAGTAAGAGCCCACCTGAGGTTAAAAAGTCTGAAGGAGTTCTAATTCCCGAAGACTTTCTTTGCCCTATATCCTTGGAACTAATGAGGGATCCGGTTATTGTTGCCACCGGTCAG ACGTATGAGAGATCTTACATACAGAGATGGATAGATTGTGGAAATACAACATGTCCTAAAACCCAGCAGAAGCTCCAGCATTTGACACTTACGCCAAACTATGTTTTAAGGAGCCTTATTTCTCAGTGGTGTATACAGCACAACATTGAACAGCCAACAGGACTAACtaatggaaaaataaagaagagtGACGGATCGTTCATAGATGTCACAGGTGACATAGCGGCAATCGAAGTCCTGGTACGGAAGCTCTCCAGCCGGTCTGTCGAGGATCGTAGAGCAGCCGTAACTGAAATTCGATCACTCTCCAAACGTAGCACGGACAACAGGATACTGATTGCTGAAGCCGGAGCAATTCCACTTCTAGTCAACCTTTTAAAATCTGAAGATGTATTGACACAGGATAATGTAGTCACTTCGATTCTCAACCTTTCTATATATGAAAACAACAAGGGACTCATAATGCTTGCGGGTGCCATTCCATCCATCGTCCAGGTTCTCCGAACTGGAACCATGGAAGCAAGAGAAAATGCTGCAGCAACCCTCTTCAGCTTGTCACTTGCCGacgagaataaaataataatcgGTGCCTCAGGCGCTATACCTGCGTTGGTAGAATTGCTCCAAAATGGGAGCCCAAGAGGGAAGAAAGATGCAGCAACAGCATTGTTCAATTTATGTATTTATCAAGGAAACAAAGGCAGGGCCATTAGGGCAGGGATTATCACAGCACTGTTGAAAATGCTTACAGATTCAAGCAAATCGATGGTGGACGAAGCCCTCACAATAATGTCTGTTCTTGCCAGCCATCAAGAGGCAAAGGTAGCTATAGTTAAAGCCAGCACCATACCAGTTTTAATAGATCTCTTGAGGACCGGATTGCCTCGCAACAAAGAGAATGTGGCCGCCATTTTACTTGCATTGTGCAAGAGGGATACTGAAAATCTTGCTTCTTTAAGTAGACTTGGTGCTGTCATACCTCTTACCGAACTTTCAAGGAGCGGTACAGAGAGGGCAAAGAGGAAAGCTACTTCATTATTGGAGCATCTTCGTATGTTGCAGCAGGTTTGA